One genomic segment of Erythrolamprus reginae isolate rEryReg1 chromosome 2, rEryReg1.hap1, whole genome shotgun sequence includes these proteins:
- the PALM3 gene encoding paralemmin-3: MAESSLFAQRLHAITERRRLQERILATRRELEEERLRVQRLKRKSLRQRWLMEGTSMPADDKDHMSSLWEAESRVQDLEQDLSSLQSQMQDLDNMDLPQGQQQQSLKELKQLDGIVKIDGTSSSSPEKANTTVSPQKAMEAAAKEELENGDMSGDGISGNECSSEKKGLKVNPVTMEGGDFQPHQGKTEAAPTMKNLDPSEAPTAHQRKLAVEKMVIRDHLGQEVGSMDAVGQTQNFIRKEDELGDHDNIGNDCEEWSTPGSLCNVVDQKTTGCATENHLDCGLGSRDGPEGASPTSHDQQNPSNLLQDSANCFDSPKNQGDSEQEIGLLVKEAVLMEMGQKELPEQNAEEAEPERNMAACDVATKEAAGNQANHTQKEEMQECHVSDAIMLEGAEEAEEAKLFASGQEKTILNPLEEAKLDPIMTSSSSDQISSLSDTNEILFLESEQSLLPNQSPSLLLQENKDSLRGQTPSPLPEPFAASNPSSLQDHVFSPEQKAFSLQNDTTLQEAKGLLSDQTPSSIHEANGKKLDQISTALQECSDSVVDQILPTSPDQLTSLPENISSYEGQRSPHILPTVLDQEQSVLEMKGPLPDIAPSVINQLSSLSDQIIPLEEANNSSLEEVPVSLQVQMPTVTETQTLLLSEGDKFPSGQIPLSENEKKETPTTGPDQIPLALQDQKPPFLDGKEVAGSLTDHSPLQNQTSSCLPEQSLKDQAQPTVVEHMSVSLQDKTSSLKGTEESLPGKISPFLVEKTPTMLDQTSTPNKDQGPILQETTVLDALSIVNQDSAQPLLDATVNSENEELKEDRDANLASEAETTELQENIAAEQQPLLNDLKTTVTPQDIYLGDQQQSKSGIQKHQGASIQEAPIYITTDGNPASCHLQPAASHQEEGQEQGQNRRKQKTCQCCLVM, encoded by the exons ATGGCAGAAAGCTCCTTATTTGCACAGCGGCTGCATGCTATTACG GAGCGGCGGAGGCTGCAAGAGCGCATCCTAGCCACCCGGCGTGAACTGGAGGAAGAGAGACTGCGAGTCCAACGCCTCAAG AGGAAATCCCTGCGCCAACGGTGGTTGATGGAAGGAACATCCATGCCTGCTGATGACAAGGATCACATGTCTTCTCTTTGGGAGGCAGAGTCTCGTGTCCAAGACTTAGAGCAAGATCTGTCCAG tcTTCAGTCTCAAATGCAGGACCTAGATAATATGGATCTTCCCCAAGGACAGCAGCAGCAGTCTTTGAAGGAGTTGAAGCAATTGGATGGCATTGTGAAG ATTGATGGGACATCTTCCTCTTCTCCAGAAA AGGCAAATACTACTGTTTCTCCTCAAAAGGCCATGGAGGCAGCAGCTAAAGAAGAACTGGAGAATGGAGATATGTCAGGAGATG GTATTTCTGGCAATGAATGCAGCTCTGAAAAAAAAGGACTCAAAGTAAACCCTGTGACTATGGAAGGTGGGGATTTTCAGCCTCATCAAGGGAAAACAGAGGCTGCTCCTACTATGAAGAATTTGGATCCTAGCGAAGCCCCTACTGCTCACCAAAGGAAGCTGGCAGTGGAAAAGATGGTCATCAGAGATCATTTGGGGCAGGAAGTGGGAAGCATGGATGCTGTTGGGCAAACACAGAACTTCATTAGAAAAGAGGATGAGTTAGGAGACCATGATAACATAGGAAATGATTGTGAAGAATGGAGTACTCCAGGTAGTCTTTGCAATGTGGTGGATCAGAAGACGACTGGTTGTGCTACCGAAAACCACCTGGACTGTGGACTTGGTAGCCGTGATGGCCCAGAGGGAGCGTCTCCAACTTCCCATGATCAGCAAAACCCTTCCAACCTTCTGCAGGACAGTGCTAACTGCTTTGATTCCCCCAAGAATCAGGGAGATAGTGAGCAGGAGATAGGTTTGTTGGTCAAGGAGGCAGTTCTGATGGAAATGGGGCAGAAAGAATTACCAGAACAGAATGCAGAGGAGGCAGAGCCTGAGAGAAACATGGCAGCCTGTGATGTAGCTACAAAAGAAGCAGCGGGGAACCAGGCAAATCATACACAGAAGGAAGAGATGCAAGAATGCCATGTATCAGACGCAATAATGCTGGAAGGAGCGGAAGAGGCGGAAGAGGCCAAACTATTTGCTTCTGGTCAAGAAAAAACAATTCTGAACCCTTTGGAAGAAGCTAAGCTAGATCCAATAATGACTTCATCTTCATCAGATCAGATTTCTTCTCTGTCAGATACTAATGAAATTCTATTCCTGGAGTCAGAACAGTCGTTATTACCAAATCAAAGTCCATCACTCCTTTTGCAAGAAAATAAGGATTCTCTTCGAGGTCAAACCCCATCTCCATTGCCAGAACCCTTTGCAGCATCAAATCCATCATCTTTGCAGGACCATGTTTTTTCTCCAGAACAGAAAGCATTCTCATTACAAAATGATACTACTCTTCAAGAAGCTAAAGGCCTCTTATCAGACCAGACCCCATCATCCATACATGAAGCTAATGGAAAAAAACTGGACCAGATCTCAACAGCTCTTCAAGAATGTAGTGATTCTGTAGTAGATCAAATACTGCCTACCTCTCCAGACCAGCTCACATCTCTGCCAGAAAATATTTCATCATATGAAGGGCAGAGATCACCCCACATCTTGCCAACTGTTCTGGATCAAGAACAGTCTGTGTTGGAGATGAAAGGTCCCCTTCCAGATATAGCCCCTTCTGTTATTAATCAACTCTCTTCTCTGTCTGATCAAATTATTCCTCTTGAAGAAGCCAATAATTCTTCCTTGGAAGAAGTTCCAGTGTCTTTACAAGTACAAATGCCAACTGTTACAGAAACTCAAACACTGCTTCTTTCTGAGGGTGATAAATTTCCTTCAGGCCAGATTCCATTATCtgagaatgaaaagaaggagacaCCAACAACTGGGCCAGACCAAATTCCACTTGCCCTCCAGGACCAGAAACCTCCATTTCTGGATGGCAAGGAGGTGGCAGGATCTCTAACTGATCATTCACCACTTCAAAATCAGACTTCTTCCTGTCTTCCAGAACAATCACTTAAAGACCAAGCTCAACCAACAGTAGTGGAGCACATGTCAGTCTCTCTGCAGGACAAAACCTCTTCCCTAAAAGGAACAGAAGAGAGTCTTCCAGGAAAGATATCTCCATTTCTTGTGGAAAAGACGCCCACAATGTTGGATCAAACCTCAACTCCTAACAAAGACCAGGGTCCAATACTACAAGAGACAACTGTTCTTGATGCTTTGTCGATTGTGAACCAAGATTCTGCTCAACCCCTTCTGGATGCAACTGTAAATTCAGAGAATGAGGAATTGAAAGAAGATAGAGATGCTAATTTGGCTTCAGAAGCAGAGACCACTGAGCTCCAAGAAAATATTGCTGCTGAGCAACAACCTTTGTTGAATGATCTGAAAACCACCGTAACCCCCCAGGACATTTATCTAGGAGATCAGCAGCAGTCCAAGAGTGGCATCCAAAAGCACCAGGGTGCCTCAATCCAGGAGGCCCCAATTTACATCACCACTGATGGCAATCCTGCCTCATGCCACCTCCAGCCTGCAGCATCACATCAGGAGGAGGGTCAAGAGCAGGGGCAGAACAGACGCAAGCAGAAGACATGCCAGTGCTGCTTGGTCATGTAA